A genome region from Arachis duranensis cultivar V14167 chromosome 6, aradu.V14167.gnm2.J7QH, whole genome shotgun sequence includes the following:
- the LOC110272994 gene encoding uncharacterized protein LOC110272994: MPLYAKFMKELLTNKRNWKESEIMMLTKECSAIIQKDLLEKMQDPGSFLIPYTIGDITIQRALCDIIANDVNASTILGRSFLATKRAHIDVQKGELTLRVNDEQVVLNVLEALQHPSDSERYMRVNFIEPLI; the protein is encoded by the exons atgcctctctatgctaaaTTCATGAAGGAATTATTGACCAACAAGAGGAATTGGAAAGAGAGTGAAATAATGATGCTcactaaggaatgtagtgcaaTTATTCAGAAGGATCTCCTTGAGAAGATGCAAGATCCGGGAAGCTTTTTAATTCCTTACACCATTGGAGATATCACTATTCAGAGGGCATTATGTGATATTATAGCAA ATGATGTGAATGCTTCCACTATTTTGGGAAGATCTTTTCTAGCTACAAAGAGAGCCCATATTGATGTGCAAAAGGGTGAGTTGACTCTGAGGGTCAATGATGAACAGGTTGTTCTTAATGTGCTTGAGGCCTTGCAACATCCTAGTGATTCTGAGAGATATATGAGAGTTAATTTTATTGAGCCATTGATTTAA